The Acidiferrobacteraceae bacterium genome window below encodes:
- a CDS encoding inositol monophosphatase family protein produces the protein MNPMLNTAIKAARKAGGIIVRYSHQIDRIAVDSKGHNDFVSIVDHEAERAITEILRHAYPDHGILAEESGKQAGDDYQWVIDPLDGTTNFLHGYPQFAVSIALLHRGRLDQAVVLDPLRDELFTASRGGGAHLNDRRIRVTRNARMGLALLGTGFPYTNFEHLDTYLGMFRELLTASSGIRRAGSAALDLAHVACGRLDGFWEIGLKAWDLAAGALLIEEAGGIVSDFTGGREFLSSGNIVAGNPKIQAELLQRLQPLLTPALRA, from the coding sequence ATGAACCCCATGCTCAACACAGCGATCAAGGCGGCCCGCAAGGCCGGGGGGATCATTGTCCGCTACAGCCACCAGATCGACCGGATCGCGGTCGATAGCAAGGGGCACAACGATTTCGTTTCGATCGTGGATCATGAAGCTGAGCGTGCGATCACCGAAATCCTTCGCCATGCCTATCCCGATCACGGGATACTTGCGGAAGAAAGCGGAAAACAGGCGGGCGATGACTACCAGTGGGTTATTGACCCGCTCGACGGCACCACCAACTTCCTCCATGGATATCCCCAGTTTGCCGTATCCATCGCCCTGCTCCATCGCGGGCGCCTCGACCAGGCAGTCGTGCTCGACCCCCTGCGCGACGAGTTGTTCACCGCCAGCCGCGGAGGCGGGGCCCACCTGAACGACCGCCGAATCCGGGTCACCCGAAACGCGCGGATGGGTCTCGCACTGCTGGGAACGGGGTTCCCGTACACGAACTTCGAGCATCTGGATACCTATCTGGGAATGTTTCGCGAACTGCTCACGGCCAGCAGCGGGATTCGTCGCGCGGGGTCTGCGGCCCTGGATCTGGCCCACGTCGCCTGCGGGCGCCTGGACGGCTTCTGGGAAATCGGACTGAAGGCCTGGGACCTGGCGGCCGGCGCCCTGCTGATTGAGGAGGCCGGCGGCATTGTGAGCGATTTCACCGGCGGTCGCGAGTTTCTATCCAGCGGCAATATCGTGGCGGGCAATCCCAAAATCCAGGCGGAGTTGCTGCAGCGGCTGCAGCCCCTGCTGACCCCGGCCCTGCGGGCCTGA